In Mustela lutreola isolate mMusLut2 chromosome 1, mMusLut2.pri, whole genome shotgun sequence, one genomic interval encodes:
- the LOC131819681 gene encoding large ribosomal subunit protein uL23-like, with the protein MARKAKKEAPAPPKAGAKAKALKAKKAVLKRVHSYKKKKIRTSPTFGRPKTLRLRRQPKYPRKSAPRRNKLHHYAIIKVPLTTESAMKKREDNNTLVFIVDVKANRHQIKQAVKKLYDISVAKVNTLIRPDGEKKAYIRLAPDYDALDVANKIGII; encoded by the coding sequence ATGGCTCGgaaagctaagaaggaagcccctgcccctcccaaagccgGAGCCAAGGCAAAGGCTTTGAAGGCCAAGAAAGCGGTGCTGAAAAGAGTCCACagttacaaaaaaaagaagatccgcaCATCACCTACGTTCGGACGACCCAAGACTCTGCGTCTCCGAAGGCAGCCCAAATACCCTCGAAAAAGCGCCCCCAGGAGAAATAAGCTTCATCACTATGCCATCATCAAGGTCCCCCTGAccactgagtcagccatgaagaaaagagaagacaacaacacacttgtgttcattgtggatgtcaaggccaacaggcaccagatcaaacaggctgtgaagaagctctatgacattagtgtagccaaggtcaacaccttgatcaggcctgatggagagaagaaggcatacattcggctggcccctgactatgatgctttggatgttgccaacaaaattgggatcatctaa